Proteins from a genomic interval of Plasmodium reichenowi strain SY57 chromosome 11, whole genome shotgun sequence:
- a CDS encoding hypothetical protein (conserved Plasmodium protein, unknown function), whose amino-acid sequence MSNKIRHYMNYNIKEKDSNKWNFYINLRDVTDLNELDDLLNEGTKCYDRYNNEHKINNINKKSLLGEIIKAYIFCKSVKIKETCNLCLMSWISTRQCWYDCDELLLNKYFDGLLEPLVFTFKILREKVIYHFYQIPKNLYMVFINKFKKYLKIYKDKEIILSIITSTLDILYSKVFYFKV is encoded by the coding sequence atgaGTAATAAGATAAGAcattatatgaattataatataaaagaaaaggatAGTAACAAATGGaatttttacataaatTTAAGAGACGTTACTGATTTGAATGAACTAGACGATTTGTTAAACGAAGGTACAAAATGTTATGAcagatataataatgaacacaaaataaataatataaataaaaagagtTTATTAGGAGAAATAATTAAagcatatattttttgtaaaagtgtcaaaataaaagaaacGTGTAATTTATGTTTAATGTCATGGATATCAACAAGACAATGTTGGTATGATTGTGATGAGTTacttttaaataaatattttgatgGATTACTTGAACCATTAGtttttacatttaaaattttaaggGAAAAGgttatatatcatttttatcaaataccaaaaaatttatatatggtttttataaataaatttaaaaaatatttaaagatatataaagataagGAAATTATTTTGAGTATTATAACCTCAACTTtggatatattatattcaaaagtattttattttaaagtTTGA
- a CDS encoding hypothetical protein (conserved Plasmodium protein, unknown function), whose translation MSDYDSLTQSKAFSIEEIYGSDITDEENKLIIEFMRNMVNERNALPNNVNIEINVLNNNDRNNKSSCNKTHNLLNILNKYTLKEKLDEKYLNNENKITWKSNIVEYINRLRYYIHKKYNRNIIDTFKYNSCNCSILSSLQKDNDLIQIFSSHVFCVHLYIYGINYKQIIYYIDIIANHLNNNNNEANFIFFLWLIYLLILLDSLQALDSNVSSNLQIIKRFCINKIENPDPNYVESKQDIFLSFLENFYCTSKNMNNYIPSYYTIDIFYVIYIIITDIFNQK comes from the coding sequence atgagtGATTACGATTCTTTAACACAAAGTAAAGCATTTTCCATTGAGGAAATATACGGAAGCGATATAACAGATGaggaaaataaattaattattgAATTTATGCGGAATATGGTTAATGAAAGGAATGCCCTTCcaaataatgtaaatatagAGATAAATGtgttaaataataatgatagaAACAATAAAAGTTCGTGTAATAAAACACACAACTTACTGAACAttttgaataaatataccttaaaagaaaagttagatgaaaaatatttaaacaatgaaaataaaataactTGGAAAAGTAACATTgttgaatatataaatagattaagatattatattcataaaaagtataatcgaaatataattgatacatttaaatataattcatGTAATTGTTCTATATTGTCTTCCTTACAAAAAGATAATGAtttaatacaaatattttcttcacACGTTTTTTGtgtacatttatatatttatggtattaattataagcaaatcatatattatattgatataaTAGCTAACCacttaaataataataataacgaagcaaattttattttttttttatggtTAATATATCTACTAATATTATTGGATTCATTACAGGCACTTGATTCCAATGTTTCTTCAAActtacaaataataaaacgTTTTTGTATAAACAAAATTGAAAACCCCGATCCAAATTATGTTGAATCGAAGCaagatatttttttaagtttCCTAGAAAACTTTTATTGTACCtctaaaaatatgaataattatattcCTTCATATTACAcaatagatatattttatgttatatatataattattactgatatatttaatcaaaaatga